The DNA sequence AacagcaataataataataatctcctAGATTCTTGAGTCGGTGGAATGGAAGTAGTCTTTGGACTGGGATAATACCTTGCTGAAGAAAACATTTATTCCGGTCTCTGCACATGTTTCACCTCCACCACCTGGATTTGGCCGTGTTGGACTGTTCAACAAAAACCAcaaaataatatcaactcagGAAACATTTGGAAGAAGAAAGTATGTAAAAGGAAactgaaaataaattatattttttcttcctAGGGTTGAACTTGGTACCTTGCAAACGCAGATTGCAAAGGAGGAGGAAGCTTTGATTTGAGGTTATTTAAAGCTAGAAAACGATCTTTTACTGGTGATGTAAATGTATTCCTTTCGACTAGTACACTTCGATAATCCGTGGACAATCTCTTTGGAGATCTCATATCACCATTCTTACCTGAAAAATACTAGTTACTTTCGATACATCTAATGATTTTTTGTAAGTGAATACGGTCATGCACCACCATTTAGTGCACCAAGGAATCTAGTTTGGATGTCTACCTGGTGAAGTCTCATGCTTCTGTAAAGGTATGGGAGGAACTGCTCCAGACGAGAAGTTTATATGCACAGCAATTGCATCCAAAGATGGCATTGGTTCTGCTAATAAACAAAGGCGATTTATTTCTGCAGAGAGGGCAGGTCTTGCAACTGTCAAAGAATTGTACATTGAGGAGCCCTTTTCCCATACCAAACTCTCCAAAAGTCGTTCTTCCAAGGAATTTAAATGTCTTCTCAATTCTCTTGGGAGAGATTCTTCGTGCCGAATGAAACTCTCTATCACCTTGCTAAGATCAAAAGCTGTAATACCAGTCCTCTCCAGCACTGCAGGAAACAGCATTGTAACAGTCTTATGTGTAGCAAGAACTAATTCTGCCGAGCAGGCAAGCATGCATCTATGAAACCTCTCATTGGTTAATAAAGAGGTTAAATTAGTTGCATGCAGTATTTGAGCCTCTGCTCTACACATTGCTTCCAAAACCCTGTAATATAGTTTAAGTGCTTCTAATCTTCGTTGTTCTGCCCAAATTTTGTCAATAAGATTGGGAGTTTGTAGATTTCCCGTCACACATCGATCTCCTAGTGCACTGCTAGGAAATATGGCTTCAAGTATTATGTGTGCCCTACGTACCACATCACTAGTAACATCTTTATCACATGATACCAGGAAGCGTTCCAGCTCTGGTGAGGGTTTTGCTGGTAGTGGAGAAATGACAGTCCGAAGCCACTTGGCCGTTGTCATTGCAGTACTCACTGGCGTAGCAGCTATCTTTGAACTACTACCTCCAAGAGTGCGGTTAGAGTGAGATGCAGGAGAACGATGCGGAGAGAGTGGACTTGTAATTGTCTTTGTTGGAGATGACATTAAATCAAATTTCCTCTACATAGAACAAGAGAAGAGCCACACCAAATCAATTTACCTCGAGAATAGAGAGTAAAAAAAGCACCACTAATATTTATGCATAACTTGAAAGATGCTACTTGATGTGGGAACAAACCTTAACACCAGACATAGTCATAGAACCTGCAGATAGGCACCCTGAACCAAGAACGCTGTCATCCTCATTAACAAATACCCTCTCATCCAGTCCACACTTATTCCAGATAGCATCAGTATAATCCTTTTCTAAAATATCCAAATTTGATGATAGTGATGCATCCATCAGATCATCAAAATAGGTCAAACCATCTGCATTAACGAGGAACATTCaacaaatttcaataaatggCATAACAAAACATATTCTATGTATCACAAAGATTTCAACTGAACCTGGAATGATGTTCTTCAGCGTTTCACTTTTACTTTCAGATGCCAAACAAGGCTTCTTCCCCAAAATTTTAGTTATCAAAGTATTGGCCTCTTCCATTCTCCTTTTTAATTCATCTTCTGAGGCATTATGAATGTTGCTGAGTGACGCAAGCAAATCAACccctttcttttcctttttaacTGAACAAGGATCAATGGAATTAGCATCACATTTTAATAGAAAATACAATGATAATCTTACACAACTTCTAAAAACCCAAAAGATTATGACCTAGTTTTGAAAAGTCATGGATGTCAAAATTCCTGAAGCGAACAGGGACATGAATAACTAGTACGGCCTGAAAAATGAAGAAcgagaaagaaaaaaacatcAAGCAATAAGACTTAACAATACATGTTGTATGAAATACATAGCCTAGCATCCTCACGTTAATATGATAAAATTGATCAAGTAAAGAAAGAACGAAGAAAAAAAAGCTGCATGACTGACCAATATAGCAATCAAACAGTTGGTGCAAGTCACCAGGTCTACAAAGCGGCTGAGCACATGCGAGCGAAAAGCCAAGAACATCAACCATCCAAAACGATGGTACTCTGACAGATAACCAGTGTGATTGCCAACAGTTGATTGCTTATCCATATTTGCATCGCTTGCCGTTGTTAACTGATTTTCCATATTTGCACCGCTAGTAATAAACAGTTCCAGGTATGCTCGCTTATAGAACCTTTCAGagttaagaagaaaaaaaaatcagatatttaattatttgggCAAGAGTAGGAAGGGCACATTGAGAAACAAAAGTTTACATATAAACAAAATCAATTGTTAGGAAATATGATCTCCACATAATTCAACAGAAGAGTTATATTTACATTTTACAGCATATGACTGACCATACAGCTTTCAAGGAAGATTCATGAACATTTAGTTAGACAAAGAAAGACTACAGAGAAGCAAAATACTCACTTGCTTAAAACGTTCAAAAACACAAAATTGGTCTGCAACTCCTTGGCCTAATAAGATCAAATAATGTACAAACAATAAATGAGCAAAAGCATATAGAGATATAAACTGCATAAAAGATTATAATAGAGAATGATACCGCCTTAATGAAGCGTAAACATAAACCTGTACCAAGTCATACCTCAAGTCTGTTTTCCCAATCCGCGCCATAAACATCAGTCATGACTGGTCCAGCTTTATCAACAAACTGAGGAAGCTCTTTGAAAAAATCGACAATGCTGGTAAGCCAACAAAAACGATTATACAATTCAAAACCCCGCAACAAACAACCAAAAgtttaaacaaaacaaaaagacCCTCATCAACATCAACATCAACATACTTAAGCTTCGCAGCTCTCAAAATCTGCCATAACGTAACCCCACCATCCTCAGAGCCACGTTTCACTTCACTTTCATCCTTATTACTTAGCCTCTTCACCGAgaacaaaataaaggaaaaccAGTAGCGTTCTGCTTCTTCAGGCTATGCccccaaaaattaaaaaataaaaataaataattattaaaaaaaaaagtttctacATTTAGTCAACAATGAGAGAGAAATCTCCCGCCATATTTCAACATCacaaattaatcacaacaaatcacactatcaaaacaaaaaaaaatccacAAATTCTACCGTTCCACCGCCAATTGCAGAAGCGTTCGTCTGTACTAGATCCTTAGTTTCTTCAAAAAGTTTCATGGCTTCATTAAAAGCAGTCGCATCCAAAGCAAACCCATTATTCTGCGTTCACAAAAAAGAGACATAAAAACCCTAAATTGAAACGAGTACGAAAGTGAAaagaattaaaataagaaaaaaagtaGCCGTAGCAATAGTACGAGAAAAATCGAATTAAGAAAAAGACCTTGCAGAAATCATCGAAGCGAGAACGGGCAGCACTAGCATTGGCATTGGCAGTGGGATTGGGATTGGAATTGGAAGGTTTGGAATCGGCCATGGAAGAGGTGAGAAGTTTTGAAATCGGAATTGAAACCCTAGAAAAGGTGCATATTATCGGGGAAATTACAACGGCTGATCTGGTAGTGATAGTACAActcgatgatgatgatgatggaaaaagaagaaaaggagGGAAACACTAAGGAAAAGGGGGGAAACATCCCCATCATCTAATGGGCCCAATCATAATGGGCCTTGTTTGTATAAAGCCCAATATCATTTTTCCACaaatatttttcgaaaatacctcgtattcatttaaaaaatttatagattCATACATCATTAACGTGTGACCTACTAAACTActcatttgtttattttttaataaatattaaaattatagacTTACTATTCTCTTTGGtatctctttattttattttactcttGAAACGGCTAATTATTTTTAGacttcaaatttagatttttttttaatattatggaGGAGATTTAAGTGTGAAACTACTAAGTTATGCTATGACGActcaaatttagaatattaaataCTATATTATGGAAACAAAATTAGTATATATTGTTTACGaaacctttcaaaaaaaaaataaaattaactatAGTTTCATGAAAtttgttaaataaattatatgtatttggtttgtagaaattatttaaggttgatgaaatttttacaaaataaaaattttaggaaaattctacaatacaccctcttaaaatggatatattgatgcacccctatctatttagcatccgaaataattttttagttaaattttttctcattgtCATAAACGTTATAGttttttaagacatcctgcaaaattttaagtaatttgaaaaagtttaacatgtcgaaaattatgttcaaacagtgttttgcacgcgtgactattttattttatacgcgtgtaaaataaattgtttaaacattattttttatattgtaaattattccgaatttttcaaaattttgtaggatatcttaaatagctataacgtacataaatatgaaaaaaaaaattagactaaaaaatttttttagatgccgaaacaagttaagggtgcaccagtacatcccttttaagggggtgcattgtagaatcatccaaaattttatttacataacacAAATTTATCAATATATCAActaacaaaaaagaaaataattaccaATACATCTCAATTCCTTTTTTTCTTGAGGGAAGATTATCATTCAAACAGGAAAAAACAAGTCTTAAAAAGGTGAGATGTGTTGCctaaaatttttccaaaaataggtgAGTTCAAGAGCAAGTTAGGTGGCAATGGGACCCACATTATGAGACGTGTCATCTTTAATCACTTCTGGAGTTTGTTATTCTGCAATAATTACAAAGGATTGATCATCTCCGAGAGGGTTTACCTAGATGACGGGTGGTTCTTGTCTTTTCCTCTCCGTGAGTGAATTCGACTTAAAGAAGATATGGAAGGACAGACGGAGTATAGCACACTGCTCGAGGTTAAGTCACTATATACGTATCTAAAGACGTGCTCAAGTGTGTAACTCATAATTCACTAATTTCACAATGCCACATACATTAATTGATGGCTGCATAATGAGCTATCAAATCACAAGCAAGAGATAAGTCAGATCTTACCAAACACCTATAAGAAGCCTAAGCAAATCATAAAACAATGTCCTACGATCAAATTTGAGAAATCGTGCGAAGCATGACTCATACAATCACGACAATGGTAGCCTTTTACCACCATTATGAGCATATAAATACCCCAATGATGTATAGAAtaggggatttttcagaactcTCTGTAAGAAAAGGCGCTCATTAATAatagtggctcgtggactaaggctcattaatgccttaaccacgtaaaaaattatcTTATCTAATACTCATTAATTACTTCAAACAACTTTAATTAACAATTGTtgaaaatctcggtcaatatTTTGaagctttcattgagagttgtaGGAAGCTTACCATAAGAGGAAGTCGTAAAAAGCCTCGTGGTATAATGGTGTTAATAAGAAAAACTTCACATCCACAATAACCTAACGACCCAAAAGGTCCATAAGAAGAAGCGGCTTCTTGGGTGGATGTTGAAGGAAATGAGAGACCAGTGATAAAGAGTGTACATACCAAGAGGAGTACAAAAGAGTATGATGAAAACAACTATACAAAATTAGTTGAGTTAAGGCAAAAATCTGCTAACCATGAGGCTGAATTGGCAAAACAAAATAAGAGAATGCAAGAAATATTGATTGTCATAAAAAGGAAATGAAAAATGTAAGCATTCATATAAATCCAATTGCAGTCCCGTATGTACAAGAGAAGACAGGGGAAAGAGCTTCTCAGCCTGCGATAGGCTAAAAGCATAAGGATAGGGAACCTAGTCCCATCAGTTACCCTCGAGAAAGACCTCCCCCAAAGGGGAACCCTACGACCatacatgaaaaagaacaaaacgGCATGGGATACACTGAAAGTTCATTTTTATCTCCCAAAAGGGAAATGTCTACAGGGGTAGGTTTTCCAAGGGGAAAACTGGCCCCCAGGACCGTGAAGCTTAGAGGAGTGTGTCCGTGCACCAAGAACCAGAGGAAAAGAAGGGCTTCGCCTAGAAAGACCCCCTGGTCGACTTGCGACAAAAGCTCAATGCCAAACACGATTCCTCAAAGTGCGTCTTGACCAAAAAAAAGAAAGTTGTTCTAGCCTCTGGGAGTATCCTAAACGAAGGATTTTTGGTAGAACTTGATATCCTTTAGAAGGACATAGCAAGGGTCTCTCAGAGACAAAAGGAAGATGACTCGTAGTTTGATTGTGAAGACTGGGAGCCTTGTGTCAGAAATGTCCTTGAGGCTAAACTCTCGAAAAACTTCAAAATGTCTAAAATGACTTTATATACAGGTGACATGGATCAAAGTGCTTACTTGTATAGATTTAACAGAGTTATGAGGGTTAGCAACGACGCTAAATGCTTATGTTTCCCACTAACATTGAGAGGATTTACAGAAGAATAGTTCAAGAAGTTAGATCCCGAATACATGGATTGTTGGAATAAGTTGTAGATTAATTTTAGAAGACAGTTCGTTGCAGCCAGAAAGATAAATCTCGAAGTTAGTGCCTTGAGTAACATTAAACAACTACCTTTGGAAACTTTGAAGAATTTCATCAAGAGGTTCAAAGAGGAGGCTTCCTAAACAAAGAAAGTAGATGATGAACAACAATTAGCATCGTTACAAGTTGGTATCTAGACGGGAACTACCTTCTGGAATGAACTACAACAAGAAGGTGTGGCTAGCCTTCAGTATTTTCAGAAAACAGCTCAAAAGTACATCAACTTTAAAGAGGCCCAAATAAAAGCTTTGGGAGGATATTACCCTATTGGAGGCCCCAGGTATGCTCCCAGAGTGCAATTCCATAGAACCACACTTCTTGTTGCTCCTTAAATAAGTGGGATGCCTAGTGTACGCCTGAGTACTCGTAAAATCTTGTCGTGGCACCAGCTCAATTTGACTACGGATTGCCAGGTGGTGGCCCCATTCCCAGAGCATGCATGCAGCATCCTATTCAATTTGCTTCACTTGCGACAAGTGCAGCTGCAACTCTTAAAGTGTCCTAAAGCAAAAGGTAATCTAAAGGAAGTACCCAGAG is a window from the Cannabis sativa cultivar Pink pepper isolate KNU-18-1 chromosome 1, ASM2916894v1, whole genome shotgun sequence genome containing:
- the LOC115705540 gene encoding retinoblastoma-related protein, whose translation is MADSKPSNSNPNPTANANASAARSRFDDFCKNNGFALDATAFNEAMKLFEETKDLVQTNASAIGGGTPEEAERYWFSFILFSVKRLSNKDESEVKRGSEDGGVTLWQILRAAKLNIVDFFKELPQFVDKAGPVMTDVYGADWENRLEAKELQTNFVFLNVLSKFYKRAYLELFITSGANMENQLTTASDANMDKQSTVGNHTGYLSEYHRFGWLMFLAFRSHVLSRFVDLVTCTNCLIAILAVLVIHVPVRFRNFDIHDFSKLVKKEKKGVDLLASLSNIHNASEDELKRRMEEANTLITKILGKKPCLASESKSETLKNIIPDGLTYFDDLMDASLSSNLDILEKDYTDAIWNKCGLDERVFVNEDDSVLGSGCLSAGSMTMSGVKRKFDLMSSPTKTITSPLSPHRSPASHSNRTLGGSSSKIAATPVSTAMTTAKWLRTVISPLPAKPSPELERFLVSCDKDVTSDVVRRAHIILEAIFPSSALGDRCVTGNLQTPNLIDKIWAEQRRLEALKLYYRVLEAMCRAEAQILHATNLTSLLTNERFHRCMLACSAELVLATHKTVTMLFPAVLERTGITAFDLSKVIESFIRHEESLPRELRRHLNSLEERLLESLVWEKGSSMYNSLTVARPALSAEINRLCLLAEPMPSLDAIAVHINFSSGAVPPIPLQKHETSPGKNGDMRSPKRLSTDYRSVLVERNTFTSPVKDRFLALNNLKSKLPPPLQSAFASPTRPNPGGGGETCAETGINVFFSKINKLAAVRISGMVERLQLSQQIRENVYCLFQQILSQRTSLFFNRHIDQIILCCFYGVAKISQLKLTFKEIIYNYRKQPQCKPQVLRSVFVDCPATRCNGRSAQDHVDIITFYNGTFIPAVKPLLVELGPAAANTKANRAPEVNNNNEAQCPESPKVSPFPSLPDMSPKKVSASHNVYVSPLRSSKMDALISHSSKSYYACVGESTHAYQSPSKDLTAINNRLNGNRKIRGILNFDDVDAGLVSDSMVANSLYLQNGSSASSSGAPPLKTEQPDF